The window TTGACAGTCGAAATGTGTATTGGATCCATTGGATTATAggtcaataattttttttggtcattattaTAGATGACGTCTCTGTGttgttcatcaatcaatcaatcaatcaatcattgtcaATTAATATTGAATTGCGAATAAAtaccatgtgtgtgtgtatggaacATGATAAAGATggctcattattattacattatTCTTTACACGATTCTAGCTTGCGtgcgtgcgtgtgtgtgtgtgtgtgtggtgttatcgttgtcgttttttttcttggaaataaaaccaacaaatacattattgaaaaaaaaattctagacaaatgaaacattcaCTAGACAGCGTTGATAtgtatgatttttgtttttcattcatcttcTCATCGTTATTGTCATTTCAATtagtttcaaattcaatgtggGAACGGGGGGGGGGGAGTGGAGAAAGTGGAATTTTTCTGTATTCTGGTTCACATCCATTAGTAGTGAGCactatgatttttttttctgcttgtTTGACTGACATTTAACATGTCGGTTTTAGTtaaatttttcgtttattcgTCCTGTGTCAAactggagagagagagagagagagagagaaaaaaatattctttgatattcacattcattggATATGGATTAATGAAtctatcacacacacacataaaaacaagcatagaaaatgaatgtgtaaagctcatttattttttttttttttgtttctaattcataattcatgtacataataatttatttaatttatcCATGTTTTGGTGATGTCTAGGTGGTTAAAAGctcttttgattttgatccatctagttccatcatcatcctcattatacatttacattcattatgaatactaatttcatttcattttttcttttgtttttttttcacccgCCAACAAcctcgttcatcatcatcaacaatttattGTTATATATATCAGGCAATATCGTTAAGCGCCGTTGCAACCAATGGAATAGTACCTGCAGGTGGTTCATATTTTATGATATCCCGTAATCTTGGACCAGAATTTGGTGGTGCTGTCGGTGTTTTATTCTTTCTTGGAACATGTGTAGCTGGCGCTGTAAGTATAtttttaacaaaacaaaaataaacagaagaaacaaacaaaaaaaaaattcaatttaaattcacatataaattattcaggagaaaaaaataacaacaacagcaacgaaaaaaaaaatttgctagCTGTaaagtagtagtagtaatagtagtagaaagtgaaaattttttaaaaaacaaaatttctcCCTTCCTTGTCACAagaaataattattttgaaattaaatttttgaacaaaaaaaaaagttgccAGTGAAAcgacaagaaaatttttttttttattaaatttaaatttttaaacaaattttttttttgttcactgttgaaaaaaaaatttcctcttatcttttttttcattggcctgaaaaagtttttttttctccatgcattcattcattcattcattgaactAATGTAAGAAACCTGATTAATTGGTCTTATCCGTGAAaatagaagaagaagaagaagaagaacgaaaaaagaCAGTGTATCGTCCAATTTAGATGATATTGCGTGattcgaattgaaaattaattcattaatcgattcatgatcaacaacaacaacaacaacagaaacagaaacagcaggagaaaagaaaaacaccATTTCTtaatattcaattgattggaaACTATCTATAATGAGTTGAGAGATgggaatcaagaaaaaaccaaaaaaaaaaaaagtttttttatcTAATAGTTAGTTTCagacgcacacacacacacacaaaaaaaatgttggctTCACTgtattgcattttttttggttttgtttttgttcattcattcattcatttattcatttaccTGTGTAtgcagtgtgtgtgtgtgtctctctattttttttcgattatcgaaaccacaaaaaaaataatatcgatgatgatgccaaaaaaaaaattgtaatttatTGATCTTTTATCGATTTTGTAAGTggtttttgtgttttgttttttctttgtgtttGATATTCTTTCACAAGAAAACAATTGTCCACAGGCTACATAGGCTACTCTAGAACTAGGATTATGAAtcacatcaatcaattttgtattatgattttgagtgttttttttttcttaatatTCTGTTATTAATgagttttattatttttttttcatttcatgaaAATTCTGTATATTGTATATAGATGTACATTACTGGTGCCGTAGAAATATTGCTCAATTATATTTCACCAGAGATTGCATTGTTTGGCGATTTTGAAGCCGACAAAAGTATTCTATACCATAATATTCGTGTATATGGAACGATATTCTTGATAATCATTGGCATTCTGGTATTTATTGGCGTACGATTTGTATCGAAATTTGCACCAGTCGCTTTATTCTGTGTACTTGTTTCAATTCTGAGCGTATATCTTGGTATATTTGTCAATTATAATGGTAATcgattatatattatttatttaatggaataaaattcaaaaattgattgataatcatcatattttattttttttttgtttttcaactAAATAATAGGAATTGATAAATATCAAATATGTACGATTGGTGGCCgaatattatcatcgaaaaatAACATAACTTGTACTGAGGATGGTTTACGTGAAGTGTTTTGCAATCTAAATGGAACCAGCGATAATaaatgtgatgattttttcctgAAAAATCAACATACTATTAAATTGGAACGTGCAATTCCTGGACTTAGTTCTGGTGTGTTTTGGGATAATTTTATGCCAAAATTTCGTGAAAAAGATGATCTAGTcagtaatgataatggaaaatatcgtgaaaataaatcatgGATGGCACAATTTAATTATGTTTTCGTTGATATTAGTACATCTTTTGCTATATTGgtatcaatttattttccatcCTGTACTGGTATTCTGGCTGGCAGTAATCGTAGTGGTGATCTTGCCGATGCACAGAAAGCCATACCATTGGGCACTATTGCCGCACAGCTCACAACtagttttgtttatttgtccGTTATATTTCTATTTGGCGCTTCATACAATCCATTATTTATTCGTGATAAATTCGGAGAATCATTGGGCAAAGAATTGgctgtaagtttttttttgtttgtttgttcgtttattgcaatataaataatatatactcatttatattatgattatgattctcATAGGTGACATTAATTTCATGGCCACATCCAACAATAATTTTAGCCGGTGCACTATTGTCCACTTTTGGTGCCGCATTACAATCATTGGTTGGTGCACCACGATTATTACAAGCAATAGCCAAGGATCAGATTATACCATTTTTGGATCCATTACAATATGTTAATAAACATGGTGAACCAGTCATTGCCATTGCCGTTTCATTGGCTATTGCTGAGGGAGCCATTcgtatgtgttttttttttgtttatattgcaaattatcaattttttctaattttcaattttgtttgttttttttcgtttcatttcaatcacatAAAGTCATTGGAAATCTTGATTTTATTGCTCCAGTATTGACAATGTTCTTCCTAATGTGTTACATGTTTCTTAATTTAGCATGTACAGTACAATCAATATTACGTACACCATCATGGCGTCCACGTtttaaatattatcattggtCCATTTCATTAGCTGGAatatttttatgtttattagtaatgtttttatcatcatggatcTATACATTATGTGCAATGGCATTGGCtgcatttatttataaatatattgaatatcgTGGAGCGGAAAAAGAATGGGGCGATGGTATTCGTGGTTTAGCTTTGAGTGCTGCAcgttattcattattaagaCTAGAAGAAGGTTTGTTTagttgttttgatttgatttgatttgatttgatattattttacaatatcaaatttcacttttgatgtttgtgtgtttatttttttttcattcatttatacaGGTCCTCCACACACTAAAAATTGGCGTCCACAATTACTTTGCCTAGTGAAATTGAATCCAGATACATTAGAATTGaagaattcaaaaatattaaCCTTTGCATCACAACTAAAAGCAGGCAAAGGTTTGACCATTATAACTAGTGTATTAAATGGAAATTATGAAACCGAATCTGGTATTGCTCAATCGGCTAAACAATCTTTACGGCATTCGATGGACAAAGAAAAAGTAAAAGGATTCGCTGAAGTTATAATCACTAAAGATGTGACACAAGGATTGAGTCATATAATACAGACAGCTGGTCTTGGTGGTTTGAAACATAATACCGTACTAATGGCATGGCCACATAAATGGCGTCATTCAACATCTAGAGATAAACATAATCGATTCTTGTCCGTTGTTCGTCATGCAACATCAGCGAATGCTGCATTGATTGTTGCCAAAGGTTTAAACATGTGGCCTGAGAATAATGATCGTTTAGGTGGAAACATTGACATTTGGTGGATAGTCCATGATGGTGGATTGgtaaatgacaaaaaattttttttttttttttgcttcattgatttgttttcaataatttttatatttttttttatcaattttacaacaacaacaacaacaacaacaacaaattataaTAGCTCATACTATTGGCCTATGTACTTTCACAGCATCGTACTTGGAAATCGTGCAAGTTACGAGTGTTTACCGTAGCACAATTAGAAGATAATTCcgtacaaatgaaaaaagatttggaaaaatttctttacCATTTAAGGATAGAAGCGACCGTTGAAGTTATCGAAATGAGCGATACAggtttgttgtgtttgttacAAATTTCCAATTCTAACTTTGAAACTTTAATGCTACACATTTGCATTAAgttcaattcattatcaatgaatgaatgaatatttttggatgtttattcttgttgtaatttttttttgttgtttatattctttatttgtttgttgcacGTTTGCTCGACATTATTGTTGGTCGTCATTTCTATTGTTATTCATCGCATACAAAATCACAGATGTTAGCGCCTATACATATGAAAGAACTGTATTAATGGAACAACGAACACAAGTTTTGCAAGCATATGGTAATGAATTATCTGTTATCAATTCTAATGAAACAATCAAGCccgatgaattgaatgttcGACGAATGTAAGTGTGTGTATGCTGTTGTTTGTTGGctggcagcagcagcagcagcagcagcatatAAATTAAATGTGTGCAACACcaccattcatttgatttggaaaacaaaaaaaaaaaaaaaaaaaaaaacaaaacaaaacaaaaaaaaaatatcataaaACTTACTCACGAtttctttctatttatttttcgtttctttttcttttttttttgcctccatctctcatatatatatttatattccaTTAAATTAGGCATACTGCCGTCAAATTAAACGAAcatataatcaacaaaagtCATGCATCTAAATTGGTCATAATAAATATGCCTGGTATACCGAGAAAAATGACACCAGGCAGTGAAACAAATTATATGGAATTTATTGAAGTACTAACTGAAGGTCTTGAACGTGTCATTTTGGCTAGAGGTGCTGGCCGTGAAGTGATTACGATTTtttcctaaaaaaaaaaaaaaaaaataacgaaagaacaaaacaaacaagcaaaaaaaaaacactgcaTCAAGCAAAACTTTTGATCCATGATCCATTATATtcttaattattattatttataaattatacatcatcattatcatcttgtCATGAACTGTcatcgtctttttttttgttgttgtgagtGTAgtgcttctttttttttctccttcttATTATACGAATAAAAGTAACTTGAATCATCTTGTTTGTGCaacgatgaaaatcaatcaagaaaaaacaaactgaaCAGGAAACAATAGCAGCAGTATCAACgtcaattcaaacaacaacaacaacaacaaccgacaacagcaacatctCACCATTTATAAAACAATTTTACAAATGTTAAATAGTAGCAATaaaattaccaaaaaaaaaaaaaaaaaaaaattccatgaatcacacacacacacacacaaactttCACCATGATAcgaatgaaaactttttttttctttgttttgttccatGACAAACACACGAtgacagcaacagcagcagcagcaattcTTTTTCCGCCCgtttaataaaattgattcgtTGAACACATtgccagcaaaaaaaaaaaagattcgtcCATGTCGtcgtgttttgttttttttttcgattaaagTTGATTGtcgttcattttgttgtcgattattggctcattataataacaacaacgacggcAACAATAaccaaactttttttttgtcttgtcaCCGCCAGTCccgaaacacacacagacacacacacacacccaatGCATAaccattattttcaatggcaccaaactggaaaaaaaagagtgaaagaaaaaaaaatccgatatATTCGTgtagattttttcaattttgtttcaatttattaattaaaaacCACATTGATTCATAAACGAACATGCAAACTCTTCATtccatgcacacacacacacacacacacacacacactgaattgaaatgaaattgtctTTCTGATTCAAACCGgctgaaatgaaataacaaaaaaaaaaaacaaaaaaacaaacaaaatctagAGAGAAATACtgcaatgaaaaatcatcacaatttttcttcttcttcttattcttcttgtttattgattcattatcgattgattatcaatcttgttaataataataataattatttataATATTATTCAACACTGTGATGCATCAAATTTGTTTAcacattgattaattttttttgttttgtttttaattcaaaattattattaatatttaatagattttctctttcataTTATGTGCAATATACTCTCAATTATTAATgttcataataattaatgaaataatgttctcattaacacacacacacataaattaAACGAcgctgtttttttcttcatttataACTAAATAATACATACGTAGTACAATCACGTATACgtaatctttttgtttttcatttcattattattctgcaTTTTATAGAATTTTCTAACAAACCAATAACGAATAA of the Dermatophagoides farinae isolate YC_2012a chromosome 1, ASM2471394v1, whole genome shotgun sequence genome contains:
- the kcc gene encoding solute carrier family 12 member kcc isoform X1; this translates as MSRFTVSRTMPEDSVAIVNEIENDDDDDINNDIVGVNDGGDDIIDQDFIITTNGGDSNSSLSGKIKNNHNQQQSPSSSSSSMMMMMMMNNKNQQQQQQQQRQNISNTSNIIVIEQQNNHESTELLPNVDIIDKSSATVAAASSSSSSSSPFSSSTKMKRQTKMFKKYGSTTNNDDNEQSLYDRNQMFLFSEDEDKRVSSLLSRLANYDDAIQPVEMEPGAPGADTTSSTGAKIKPKAKANLGVLTGVYLPCLQNIFGVLIFIRMAWMTGTAGVPAYFAIVFLCCSVTLCTAISLSAVATNGIVPAGGSYFMISRNLGPEFGGAVGVLFFLGTCVAGAMYITGAVEILLNYISPEIALFGDFEADKSILYHNIRVYGTIFLIIIGILVFIGVRFVSKFAPVALFCVLVSILSVYLGIFVNYNGIDKYQICTIGGRILSSKNNITCTEDGLREVFCNLNGTSDNKCDDFFLKNQHTIKLERAIPGLSSGVFWDNFMPKFREKDDLVSNDNGKYRENKSWMAQFNYVFVDISTSFAILVSIYFPSCTGILAGSNRSGDLADAQKAIPLGTIAAQLTTSFVYLSVIFLFGASYNPLFIRDKFGESLGKELAVTLISWPHPTIILAGALLSTFGAALQSLVGAPRLLQAIAKDQIIPFLDPLQYVNKHGEPVIAIAVSLAIAEGAILIGNLDFIAPVLTMFFLMCYMFLNLACTVQSILRTPSWRPRFKYYHWSISLAGIFLCLLVMFLSSWIYTLCAMALAAFIYKYIEYRGAEKEWGDGIRGLALSAARYSLLRLEEGPPHTKNWRPQLLCLVKLNPDTLELKNSKILTFASQLKAGKGLTIITSVLNGNYETESGIAQSAKQSLRHSMDKEKVKGFAEVIITKDVTQGLSHIIQTAGLGGLKHNTVLMAWPHKWRHSTSRDKHNRFLSVVRHATSANAALIVAKGLNMWPENNDRLGGNIDIWWIVHDGGLLILLAYVLSQHRTWKSCKLRVFTVAQLEDNSVQMKKDLEKFLYHLRIEATVEVIEMSDTDVSAYTYERTVLMEQRTQVLQAYGNELSVINSNETIKPDELNVRRMHTAVKLNEHIINKSHASKLVIINMPGIPRKMTPGSETNYMEFIEVLTEGLERVILARGAGREVITIFS
- the kcc gene encoding solute carrier family 12 member kcc isoform X3, yielding MDEQQRGQIIAIKSIDDANVDSSAVSPFIVSLPSDEDDNEQSLYDRNQMFLFSEDEDKRVSSLLSRLANYDDAIQPVEMEPGAPGADTTSSTGAKIKPKAKANLGVLTGVYLPCLQNIFGVLIFIRMAWMTGTAGVPAYFAIVFLCCSVTLCTAISLSAVATNGIVPAGGSYFMISRNLGPEFGGAVGVLFFLGTCVAGAMYITGAVEILLNYISPEIALFGDFEADKSILYHNIRVYGTIFLIIIGILVFIGVRFVSKFAPVALFCVLVSILSVYLGIFVNYNGIDKYQICTIGGRILSSKNNITCTEDGLREVFCNLNGTSDNKCDDFFLKNQHTIKLERAIPGLSSGVFWDNFMPKFREKDDLVSNDNGKYRENKSWMAQFNYVFVDISTSFAILVSIYFPSCTGILAGSNRSGDLADAQKAIPLGTIAAQLTTSFVYLSVIFLFGASYNPLFIRDKFGESLGKELAVTLISWPHPTIILAGALLSTFGAALQSLVGAPRLLQAIAKDQIIPFLDPLQYVNKHGEPVIAIAVSLAIAEGAILIGNLDFIAPVLTMFFLMCYMFLNLACTVQSILRTPSWRPRFKYYHWSISLAGIFLCLLVMFLSSWIYTLCAMALAAFIYKYIEYRGAEKEWGDGIRGLALSAARYSLLRLEEGPPHTKNWRPQLLCLVKLNPDTLELKNSKILTFASQLKAGKGLTIITSVLNGNYETESGIAQSAKQSLRHSMDKEKVKGFAEVIITKDVTQGLSHIIQTAGLGGLKHNTVLMAWPHKWRHSTSRDKHNRFLSVVRHATSANAALIVAKGLNMWPENNDRLGGNIDIWWIVHDGGLLILLAYVLSQHRTWKSCKLRVFTVAQLEDNSVQMKKDLEKFLYHLRIEATVEVIEMSDTDVSAYTYERTVLMEQRTQVLQAYGNELSVINSNETIKPDELNVRRMHTAVKLNEHIINKSHASKLVIINMPGIPRKMTPGSETNYMEFIEVLTEGLERVILARGAGREVITIFS
- the kcc gene encoding solute carrier family 12 member kcc isoform X2 gives rise to the protein MDQRIHNNESKVSAETSPLSSNNSNSRSMPKFEVSAVDEDEMKKQSNESTPNHRNDNNHQNSGNGSSNMDEQQRGQIIAIKSIDDANVDSSAVSPFIVSLPSDEDDNEQSLYDRNQMFLFSEDEDKRVSSLLSRLANYDDAIQPVEMEPGAPGADTTSSTGAKIKPKAKANLGVLTGVYLPCLQNIFGVLIFIRMAWMTGTAGVPAYFAIVFLCCSVTLCTAISLSAVATNGIVPAGGSYFMISRNLGPEFGGAVGVLFFLGTCVAGAMYITGAVEILLNYISPEIALFGDFEADKSILYHNIRVYGTIFLIIIGILVFIGVRFVSKFAPVALFCVLVSILSVYLGIFVNYNGIDKYQICTIGGRILSSKNNITCTEDGLREVFCNLNGTSDNKCDDFFLKNQHTIKLERAIPGLSSGVFWDNFMPKFREKDDLVSNDNGKYRENKSWMAQFNYVFVDISTSFAILVSIYFPSCTGILAGSNRSGDLADAQKAIPLGTIAAQLTTSFVYLSVIFLFGASYNPLFIRDKFGESLGKELAVTLISWPHPTIILAGALLSTFGAALQSLVGAPRLLQAIAKDQIIPFLDPLQYVNKHGEPVIAIAVSLAIAEGAILIGNLDFIAPVLTMFFLMCYMFLNLACTVQSILRTPSWRPRFKYYHWSISLAGIFLCLLVMFLSSWIYTLCAMALAAFIYKYIEYRGAEKEWGDGIRGLALSAARYSLLRLEEGPPHTKNWRPQLLCLVKLNPDTLELKNSKILTFASQLKAGKGLTIITSVLNGNYETESGIAQSAKQSLRHSMDKEKVKGFAEVIITKDVTQGLSHIIQTAGLGGLKHNTVLMAWPHKWRHSTSRDKHNRFLSVVRHATSANAALIVAKGLNMWPENNDRLGGNIDIWWIVHDGGLLILLAYVLSQHRTWKSCKLRVFTVAQLEDNSVQMKKDLEKFLYHLRIEATVEVIEMSDTDVSAYTYERTVLMEQRTQVLQAYGNELSVINSNETIKPDELNVRRMHTAVKLNEHIINKSHASKLVIINMPGIPRKMTPGSETNYMEFIEVLTEGLERVILARGAGREVITIFS